In Sporosarcina sp. PTS2304, a genomic segment contains:
- a CDS encoding ABC transporter permease — protein MKIAWKEMKKSKAKFLILGSIIFLVSFLTFIISGLANGLSQDNAALIKDLPQGQFYLDKSANEKYNLSKLDEDVQKQILIDNPDATAFSIQMGFVNDAEDKQHSIAFVASTESDLFPVVEKGEIVLDSSLQDEGLEVGDVLTNNQFSGEFVVKGFVDQQKYSHAPVAFINTTNYQEIYRVMEMQTIFIPGKDTPTLSALDSFSNKEFLNTIPSYSAEQLSLNMIVWFLVVISGMLFAIFFYMMNVQKIGLYGILKAIGMKTLSLFKMIWYQMMVITIISLALSIALSQGFNFIAPEGMPFHLTMDTVLLLSGVFLVVGFVGATISGFQIKKIEPLQAIQQGEM, from the coding sequence ATGAAAATCGCATGGAAAGAAATGAAAAAAAGCAAAGCGAAATTCCTCATACTAGGCTCAATTATATTTCTAGTTAGCTTTCTAACGTTTATCATTTCAGGTCTTGCAAACGGGCTTTCTCAAGACAATGCAGCGCTTATAAAAGATTTACCGCAAGGACAATTTTATTTAGATAAAAGTGCCAATGAAAAGTATAATTTATCGAAATTAGATGAAGACGTGCAAAAACAAATACTTATAGACAACCCAGACGCTACAGCATTTTCTATTCAGATGGGGTTCGTGAATGACGCGGAAGACAAACAACATAGTATTGCATTTGTTGCGTCTACAGAGTCGGATCTATTTCCAGTAGTAGAAAAAGGCGAAATTGTTTTAGATAGTTCACTACAAGACGAAGGTCTTGAGGTAGGCGATGTATTGACGAATAACCAATTCAGTGGTGAATTCGTTGTGAAAGGATTTGTGGATCAGCAAAAGTATAGTCATGCTCCTGTCGCGTTTATCAATACGACGAACTATCAAGAAATTTATCGTGTTATGGAAATGCAGACGATTTTTATTCCAGGTAAAGACACACCGACGTTGAGTGCGCTTGATTCGTTTTCAAACAAAGAGTTTCTCAATACAATTCCTAGCTATAGTGCGGAACAATTGTCATTGAATATGATCGTTTGGTTCTTGGTAGTCATTAGCGGCATGTTGTTTGCTATATTCTTCTACATGATGAATGTCCAAAAAATCGGTCTGTACGGAATTTTGAAAGCAATTGGTATGAAAACATTATCGTTATTTAAAATGATTTGGTATCAGATGATGGTCATTACGATTATTTCTTTAGCTTTATCTATTGCATTGAGCCAAGGTTTCAATTTCATCGCGCCAGAAGGAATGCCGTTCCACTTAACGATGGATACAGTCTTACTGTTGTCAGGTGTTTTCCTAGTTGTCGGGTTCGTCGGTGCCACTATTTCAGGTTTCCAGATCAAAAAAATAGAACCGCTTCAAGCGATTCAACAAGGAGAGATGTAA
- a CDS encoding ABC transporter ATP-binding protein, whose protein sequence is MSTFTIDEVKKVFTNGEIEEEILKGVNLSLKEGEITALVGPSGSGKSTILTIAAGLQRASGGEILFEGKDMTKMSQEEIRQIRATDFGFVFQSSHLVPFLTVKEQLQLMLDVSETKSTKKSQSKDIEEILKLVDMYHRKDAYPSSLSGGERQRVAIARAIIHRPKILFADEPTASLDTKRSKGVMELLQELTKTLKLTTLMVTHDEEMLPYADRIITMRDGYIVE, encoded by the coding sequence ATGTCTACCTTTACTATTGATGAAGTGAAAAAGGTGTTCACAAACGGAGAAATTGAAGAGGAAATATTAAAAGGTGTCAATTTATCGTTGAAAGAAGGAGAAATCACTGCACTTGTCGGTCCTTCAGGTTCAGGCAAGTCGACCATTTTAACAATTGCTGCAGGATTACAAAGAGCATCAGGTGGAGAGATTTTATTTGAAGGGAAGGACATGACGAAAATGAGCCAAGAAGAAATTCGTCAAATACGTGCGACGGACTTTGGCTTCGTTTTCCAGTCATCTCATCTAGTACCTTTTCTAACGGTAAAAGAACAATTGCAGTTAATGCTTGATGTGTCAGAGACGAAAAGCACTAAAAAATCACAGTCGAAAGATATAGAAGAAATATTGAAGCTAGTTGATATGTATCATCGGAAAGATGCGTATCCTTCTTCTCTTTCAGGGGGAGAACGCCAACGAGTTGCGATTGCACGAGCGATCATTCACCGTCCGAAAATCCTTTTTGCAGATGAACCGACCGCTAGTTTAGATACAAAGCGTTCAAAAGGTGTGATGGAATTACTTCAGGAACTTACAAAAACATTGAAGTTAACGACATTAATGGTCACGCATGATGAGGAAATGCTACCATATGCTGATCGGATTATTACGATGCGAGATGGTTATATAGTAGAGTGA
- a CDS encoding c-type cytochrome: MKRTTTLVLGFIVVVCLVVIGFMGNQIRVNKDQASETPEVEAPKEEVASIQHNPPSMDDVPDGPEGEAIKRGFALFDDTSNVLRSEAASVEDGIARVNELSCTSCHAGAGTDEGVSSMVGMSAVYPMYIGRSGQMVTLEERINGCMVRSMDGQKFADDDEDLDAMVAYLTYISKGIPVGAELDWRHKNSIDDLPVPNVGNGEELYQQSCIACHGENGEGIGANTGPKLWGEGSFNDGAGIARMTKMAGYIQNNMPVGQEGTIDDQEASDLAAYILSKDRPEWKNHDKDWPNGGRPNDTMTKERRDQVKDGTINWEEVLAKPEK; this comes from the coding sequence ATGAAACGAACAACGACATTAGTCTTAGGCTTTATCGTCGTGGTCTGTTTGGTCGTCATAGGGTTTATGGGCAATCAGATTCGCGTCAATAAAGATCAAGCATCAGAAACTCCTGAAGTAGAAGCACCGAAAGAAGAAGTAGCTAGTATTCAACACAACCCGCCATCTATGGACGATGTGCCAGATGGGCCTGAAGGGGAAGCGATTAAACGAGGATTCGCTTTATTCGATGACACATCTAACGTATTACGTTCTGAGGCCGCCTCTGTAGAAGACGGTATTGCACGTGTGAATGAATTGTCTTGTACAAGCTGTCACGCAGGTGCTGGAACTGACGAAGGCGTATCTTCTATGGTTGGTATGTCTGCAGTGTATCCAATGTATATTGGCAGATCAGGACAAATGGTCACATTGGAAGAGCGTATTAACGGTTGTATGGTCAGAAGTATGGACGGTCAGAAGTTCGCAGATGATGATGAAGATTTAGATGCAATGGTAGCGTACTTGACATACATTTCGAAAGGGATTCCAGTAGGTGCTGAGTTGGATTGGCGCCATAAGAACTCTATTGACGATCTTCCAGTTCCGAATGTAGGCAATGGGGAAGAGTTGTACCAACAGTCATGTATTGCTTGTCACGGTGAAAATGGAGAAGGTATAGGTGCAAATACCGGGCCTAAACTATGGGGCGAAGGATCATTTAATGATGGTGCAGGAATCGCTCGTATGACGAAAATGGCAGGATATATTCAAAACAACATGCCTGTAGGTCAAGAAGGTACGATTGATGATCAGGAAGCTAGTGACTTGGCTGCGTATATCCTATCAAAAGATCGTCCGGAGTGGAAAAACCATGACAAAGACTGGCCAAATGGCGGTCGTCCGAATGATACGATGACGAAAGAACGTCGTGATCAAGTAAAAGATGGTACGATCAATTGGGAAGAAGTATTAGCTAAACCAGAAAAGTAA